Within the Mugil cephalus isolate CIBA_MC_2020 chromosome 1, CIBA_Mcephalus_1.1, whole genome shotgun sequence genome, the region GAGACGGTTGTTCAGCTTATTATTGGTAAGAATCAGGGTTAATGTTCACGGCCATTTTTGATTAAGTCTTCAAACAGAAATCCTTATTAGTCTCATTTTAGCATTGAAAAGTAATTTTACCACTTTAGTTTGCTAAATGCTGATCCATTACACTCTCTTATAACTTATAatgtacttagatgagacttctttaacttcatagttTGCTACTGACCATGATGGAGGCTGCATAAGTGTCTGAGTGATGCTCCTTCACCCTAACTAATGACGGGAACGCATCTCATCATAGTTTGTATAACTGGTttgtcaaaaatacattttccacaatCAATATATTTAGTTGGAACTTGTTTTTCCAGATGCAGACGTAGTTAGAACCTGGACAGATGCGTCACTGATTCCCAGAGTCGACCAAACTCCAGATTCAAAGAACAGGACAGACGTTGATCTTGGTAAAGGAACAGTTCTGGCGTCAGATCGATTTCAACTTCACTTgtgattgtgtatttaaatgtcttttctttcccatCAGGTGGTAGTTCACATGTACCACTTGTGATTGCCGTGGTTGTCATTGTAATCCTTGCAGCTCTTGGTGTTTATCTCTTCATAAAACGGCGTCAGAAAGAGACGTAAGtcaaacctaaacctaaatctCCTGTTTCTTGCACTGTACGGACTTTTTCCAGGAGTCAGCTGacgttttgtttgttctgttaattGTTCTTTCAGTGTCAAGTACAAAGCTTCCCCAAACATGATGCAACCAGCCTGAGAGCCTGGCttaaaaaaagctgttaatGGACATGAGACGAGGACCAACAGGAGCAAGATCACCTCCCGCTGACACAAACCAAGTCCAACCTGAAGACGCTGTTGACGGCAACTAGGACGATCTTGAAGAAGAATTGATTAGTTCTTTGCCAAACGTCTGAAGAGCTTCTCAGATGCCCAAAAATCCACAAAACCTCAGGTTGGAAAATCTCAGTCTGGACTCTCTCCACTGGGAATGGAttctgctggaccaatcagatccctTGGGGGCGTGGTTTAACAGTAGTCATACAGCTCACCTGAGAAATTGACAGAAAATGACTTAAAAGGACGAAAAGCTGACAGTTGTGCACAGAAATAGTtctgtggctctgattggttgaaggactgTCCAGTGGCTCTGAGACGTCTCAGCCATCGACCACTGGACATTCAAATCAAGTTCAGCTTGaagaataattcattaatgtctCTCAGCCAAAAACACTGTACAAGATATTTTCCATGTGGAGCGACTggaactactactactaactacattgttgtagtttcattttaaattctatttcttcatttctaaagAATGGACTTGTCAGAAAAGTCCATGATAGATTACGTTCCTGTCTTGGTCACAACATGCTGGAAATGCACTAAACAAATTACGGGTACTTTTACACTTATTTAAGATACTTTCCTTTTTGTGATTTGACGTCACCataggaatttatttttttattttttctgttggcGTCTGTCTTTAACTTGGACAGATTTGTGAGTGACGGTTCAGATTGAACCTGTGCCAGTTTTAGGATCTTTTAAAAGGTCACGGGTTTAATGGCACTTCAGGTAaagattttgtttaattaaactctgatttactaaaatatttaagtttgtttaaaggTGCAGCTGGTAGTTGAAAGACACTTTAGAGGTCAGTTTACATGACCTCAGTAGCAGATGAAGTtttacaagtaaaaacaaaaggagaaggaacacGACTGATGTCATTTCTCTTTGATGTgaaccttttgtttgtgttgcagcattAAATTATTGTCGTTACTCCAGTTAGAGTTTTAACTGCCTTCAGGTGCAGAGGTGTAGTGTAATGGATGTGGCTGATGCAGCTGTTTAGCTCATATCCTCCCAATACTACAGATATGATTCAGGGCAAGAGCAAGCGGGTCATACAATAACACTATGTATAATcagattgtatttatatatgtgttgtattgtgttattCTGTTGAACTAAgacttttcatgtcatttaaaataagatgataAATAACCGCTTTAACTCGTACTCTGTTAGTCTATTAGACCACGTTGATCTTTGTTCTGTGTAATATCTTTGTGTAgatgcattgtgttttccaCTGTCGTCCTGCACAGTTTTGTGTCGTCTGCTTGAGTTTGCACACGTGCACTTTATCTTCAGTCCCTTGTATcgttttcagtgttgtgtcttcATGCAGCTCCATGGTCCCAGAGGGACATCCTCTCATTTCACTATGTGCTGCACCTgttatttaaagttgaaattaccattaaaaaaacacaacttttcacCTCCTTTCACATCATCTCATGTTTTTAATGACTAATTCTGATGAGTCTTCTcatattaaataattgttttctgttgatttaagttcagatttatttcctagTTCACAGCTACAAGGAGAGACTCTTTTTAAAGACTCATTattaatgaacagacgtcactgttttgtgattaataGCTCCATCTAGTTCTAACAGTTttcataaatagtgaaataaaccattgagaccaaaactgtttttgaaccaggctgtaaacatgtttaatgatgctgtaaagttgggttttttaacatgggggtctatggggatttgctccttttggcgcctctagtggccactcgatgaactgcagttttttacaCTTCCTCATGGGCTTCAACACTCAGAGCTGGAAGTCGCTGCTTGATCTGGACACTTGATGTTTAGtggaaggtctgaacaggacTAAATGGAAGTATATTAAGTGTTTGTGAATGTctcttttttgtgttgcttccaagtgaacaaatgaaacacatcttcATGTGACTACAGTCTGCTGTTCTAGTATGTGATTCCTCTTCTTGGTTCTCTTCCTGATTttgggtttgtgaagtgtgtacaACATGTCGAGGTTAAAAGGTAATTTACCGTCTGTCAGCTCGTAAAATTACCAGACGTGAGGAGACAAGTTTCCTTTGTTATGAATgtgggttcttggggatgagaaccaAATATAAGGAGACTGTgagagctgaacgagagagaggGGATTTTACAACTGGTCAGAAGATCTCTCAGAAATTTCACTGCCATCTCCTGCAGCTGTGTCCTGAGTCACTGTGACTAAAGCCTTGTGTTCACTTCTCAGCTGTTCAGACAAACGTCTTCTTTGGCGTCCTCCTTGTGTACTTTAAAGACACTGTGGAAATTTATTAAGTAAggaaagttattattattaaataaaaaaaaataataattaaaaaacagtcataaaatcctcatacatcaatatttcttttccattttttctccataaatcacttaaacaacttaaaCTGTTCAAAACCAGCAGGTCAAACCttcagactgacatttaaagagttaaaatcctgaaacCTCTTTGAAGTTGTTCTAATGattcaagaaaaaaagcagaaaaaaatattgaagtgtgaggattttatggcgGTTTCTTGTCACAAAGGGACAAAATGCATCATGAGAGTATGAACGACATGTAAACgtaaaagacactggatttcaaAAGTTTGGCTAAAGAGAAGAGTCAGAGGTTTGCATGAGGCTTTAGTGTTTGTGAAGGcttcatattatatttgtgttgtttctttgttcagtCGTTTCCAagtcaaatgaaacacatcttcGTGTGACTACAGTCTGCTGTGGTGTTTTCCTACATGAAAACCTTCATTAACATCCCCTGCAGCTGTGTCCTGAGTCAGGATGAGACTAAAGCCTTGTGTTAACTCCTCAGCTGATCAGAtcagttttgtttcagtttcctcGAGCCTCTGACTCATCGTCCAACGTATGTTATCAGGGTGGACATCTGTCTCATCTGACCTCCGTCTGGTTCTTATCACATATTTCACTCATTCGTCAGTTCATGCTGTGCAGTCATTCCTGAAGTGTTAGATGCTCCTTGCATCAGACTCTCAACAATAAGCTCCaacagagtttttattttatttatttattttattcattatcaacaacaaaaacaaagtcagtggtggtttcctctcatcaacgtTTCTTTTGGATTCAGGTCAAGACtttgacccagtttctcttcacattcagctcatggactctgATTGGATCTTTAAATTAACTTCTAATCCTAGAGGTTCTCCTCACTGATGTAATACTGGCTCATGTTCTTGAATAAGCAAATACAGAGTTAAAATAACGAGTCTTTAGATGGAAAAGtatgtctttttaaaattgtaGTCACATTTAAGCCTCTCATTACaatcaaacatgtaaaaaagtagaattaaaacattaaaatattaattctgtcagattttaacaacataaaacactgacgtcatcctgtaaaagtctttaaacaaaccaacgttcacatcaaacttgactaatccaataaaatggagccaagtgtttccagagactttctctgcagtgtgtggtttctgcaggaagatctgagtcgtgctgtttctcatcaataatgttgctgtttgctggattactgaactttattgaaggagttcaactgggaactatttcactgcagagagacctggactctgtctccagacttccAGGACTTCAGGTCCTCCCACACCAGTTGATCAGAGACAAGATGAAGAGGCTTATGGTCTGGATGGTAgaactgtaaatgtagtaaatccaaaggtcacagagtcacagtcagaaaataataattagaaaaactgtagaaaaggaagaaaatggaaaatataacaacatcaatgaaacatctacaaagactcacataAACAGACTTTTCAGCCTTGAGTTTCATTGATGGATCAAATTtgtatgtgatgggttcactattgttgatctggacttttaactgacgtcctcccagtggtttgtcctgcaggacggaaatgaaacacaagaagaagaatgagacacagagacaggaacaaatgaacgTTGGTGTCTATTAAATCTGTTGAATCTATATCttctatggaaaaaaaaaaataaagaatatagATTTTGACGCTTAAaacaacatcacctgatcagacCAGTTTCTCAGACAGATAAAGAAGTCCTTGGGATTAACCACCATAGTGACgtctcctgacgtctcctgactgactgagctgctgctgttctgtgtttgttcaggtttgggaggagacgacatccacagattagtcctttcacatcagtcagcttcatgttctgtctctcaatcattcagagaacttttcatcattaaacataaatgtgatgaggaggtaggacctagaacatgaggagctttagaaaccaatcaaagacagacagacaatgacaagtctttctgctcttagttaacatcatgtttctagtgggaggtttggctgttttcaggaaggatgtttgttaaagttgaataaaaagttacagcagatgattcttagtaaaaagaagaacctctgtactggattgtgttgtgttgtgttgtgttcttatgtgttgtgttgtgctcttatgtgttgtgttgtgttcttatgtgttgggttcttatgtgttgtgttgtgttcttatgtgatctgttgtgttcttatgtgttgtgttgtgttgtcttgtgttcttatgtgttgtgttgtgttcttatgtgttgtgttcttatgtgttgtgttgtgttgtgttcttatgtgttgtgttcttatgtgttgtgttgtgttcttatgtgttcttatgtgttgtgttgtgtcgtgttcttatgtgttgtgttgtgttcttatgtgttgtgtgcttatatgttgtgttgtgttcttatgtgttgtgttgtgttcttatgtgttcttatgtgttgtgttgtgttcttatgtgttcttatgtgttcttatgtgttgtgttcttatgtgatgtgatgtgttgtgttcttatgtgttgtgttgtgttcttatgtgttgtgttgtgttcttatgtgttgtgttcctatgtgttcttatgtgttgttttgtgttgtgttctaatgtgctgtgttgtgttcttatgtgttgtgttgtgttcttatgtgttcttatgtgatgtgttgtgttcttatgtgttgtgttcgtatgtgttgtgttcttaagtgttgtgttgtgttgtgttcttatgtgttgtgttgtgttcttatgtgttcttatgtgttgtgttgtgttcttatgtgttgtgttcttatgtgttgtgttgtgttgtgttgtgttgtgttcttatgtgatCTTATGTGCTCACCGCCCTGTTATGTAGGTCAAACCCAGACTAGCCCCGTCCCTCCCACTCTCCCACCTGGAGAGAAGAGCTACCTGACTGCTGTTAccactgttcattttaatgcagttttcctttttcaacTCCCCGAGGGATAACTCCTCTTCATCTAGCTACGTTCATGCACATGCACTAGGAATCTGATGTGGGCGAGTAGCGCGACGGACAGTCACGTcatcaagttttgtttttgtttttgtctcacgGGGCCTCTATGAGTTTGCGGGGCCCTTACGCAACACATGCACTGTGCATATTGGGTGAACCAGTCCTGTGATCAGTTCTGTTTAGCGTTTCTCTGAGATGTCATCAAGTCTTGTTCATGATGTTTCCTCTGAGTGGATTTCAATGCTTTCTTTCTCAACTATTTATTGAAGTGAATCAACATTTATCtcatttattcttattgatatcaactaaatagtttttggttctttggttttctgcagctcttcttcaatcttctcatatttctctgtcagctatcagacagacagatggatgatgatcagtcacCAGGTTcactgatcaaactttcttcaaactgatcattctaaacctttaatcttttacttcttgtctcttacatctttagtttcttctGAAACCTTCATCTTCACCGTTACCTCTGtcaggagcttttctcctctttcagcttcatctctggatcttttcttggtttctgtgtaaaatcaaagcagctgaattcgactagaaaagacgtttgctggtgttttacatcattaatgtggtgactcatctgtaacttactggttctattttgtctccacacaaagaagacacctgctaaaataaccatgatgctaacagctaagctaacagccaaaccagcGTTGATGGGATCAGCTGGAACTGTTCTTCCTATCATCTCATCAGTAGAACTGgacaaggacaagaagaaatcatctgaaatgacaacacacagagttacatgacatttctacacaatcacacacaaactgtgtcaaactaaaatcatgtcatggtccgttCTCTAAGTGTGTTCTACCTgaaacatgtatgtgagcctctctggtctggtggatgttgatctgttggactctacaggtgaagctgttgctgtgtctcttgtccacagtcactctgctgctgacagtatagaggtcatcaggacctctgactgtctctggaggtgcagcagagagcaggtttccctcagcgtccagccacaacacctcaggctctggataccagcctctggattcacactgtaacaccactcctcctctgtctctgtccattcctgataaactgatgacgggtgaggagacaggagctgatgctgagaaacaaaatgtttcaaaccagagtcagtggaagtaaaactcAACTTCATATCAGAGTTGATGTCAGAGGACTATACTTTATACGtctactcaccaacaacaagctcaacaaacatctctctattTATCTCTACAACGTAACATTTGTATGTTCCTTTATCAGACAGCTTCACGTCAGAGAGTTTCAGGGAAACgtttccatgtttcagttcatcagggaacagagatgttcttcctctgtaggaTGGATCTTTTTGCATTGTAAGGTCTGCACCATTACGCCACACCAGGACGTAGAGCTCCGACCTCTTCCACTCCAACGTTGCTTCAGAAACGTCCACtgaaggtttgatttgacaCGGTAGAACAACGTCATCACCAACTCTTGCTATAATTGGTTGAAGTGAATCCACTGACTCAGACTgtcctggaaagaaaaacagaggtttGTTGAGTTCTGCACTAGAACGTATGGAGTTAGTGTCATAAACTTCATCTCTGGACActtttgttgattattttttctgctcATCCAAACATATTGAAGGGACTCAATTGTTCAGTTCATTcaaaaattatttcttttttttcatttatttaatgaaatttattttgaattctTTTAGTTTTAGATCTGGGACATCATTaatcaaaagaggaaaccaaaatatattttcaagggAGCTCTGGATTCAATTGAACCAGTTTGTCCTCAGACTGGGACaaccaaacaaatccatcagagacacagcaggaagtGTAGAAGTCAGTTAACACAGCTCATCACTACATCTACAAGTGCAAGATAAAACTCATGCAAAGAGAAAGCCATAAATTTACTAAACCCTGaaacacctccagcttctctggaCTTGAGTTCATCTGAGACAGACTGACGCAAAGTGGAAAAgtctgctgtggtctgacaaGTCCACATTTCAAATAGATTTGGAAATCATAGATATTGTGTCCTGTGGGCTACAGAAGAAAGTGACTTTTCAGATTATAAGATAGACAtataagattgaaacagcttcttgcatctattaaccctcaaaagcctgaacggatcgctggcatccgtcaaaacggctgattttgaattaccgtaagtcacagtggtttggttctattgataatattcgttgtgactgaacactggttagttgtgcttttgcctggaagacattcgtgacatctcaagggtataactaactttgtttttaccaacaaattcctccaaacaactctctcttgctGGGACTCTGtaatcgttgctctccaacctgcagccacagcagcggtgcatcatcattaccgtaatggcagcgtttttctagaaagcgcaacttgaatattatccatcagggagttacggtaattcaaatacagcaaacttctctttgtgggcagacggacattcagatcttaaagggttaaacatttattgagatttattgagatacagaaaataattcatgtagctatatGGTCACTTCTTGGTTCACTGATGTT harbors:
- the LOC125016303 gene encoding lamin-L(II)-like; amino-acid sequence: MIGRTVPADPINAGLAVSLAVSIMVILAGVFFVWRQNRTKTKKRSRDEAERGEKLLTEVTVKMKVSEETKDNSSSSVSQETSGDVTMVVNPKDFFICLRNWSDQDKPLGGRQLKVQINNSEPITYKFDPSMKLKAEKSVYFYHPDHKPLHLVSDQLVWEDLKSWKSGDRVQVSLQ
- the LOC125016419 gene encoding myelin-oligodendrocyte glycoprotein-like, with product MEGLFFHFVLRTITSLVFCLLLTHCSRGQSESVDSLQPIIARVGDDVVLPCQIKPSVDVSEATLEWKRSELYVLVWRNGADLTMQKDPSYRGRTSLFPDELKHGNVSLKLSDVKLSDKGTYKCYVVEINREMFVELVVASAPVSSPVISLSGMDRD